Genomic DNA from Paracoccus sp. MBLB3053:
CGGCGCCTGCAACACCATCACTTTGGCGCGTGCGGCCATGACGCTTGCGCTGCTTGCTCCGCTTGCATCGGGCGAAGGCGGGGGAAGGCTGGTCGCGGGCATCGCCGCGCTGGCACTGCTGCTCGACGGTCTCGACGGCTGGCTTGCCCGTCGCAGCGGCCTGGTCTCGGCCTTCGGCGCGCGGTTCGACATGGAGGTCGATTCTGCCCTGGCCCTGATCATGTCGCTGCACCTGCTGAGCGCGGGACGGACCGGAGGTGAAATCCTGATCCTCGGTTTCGCGCGGCCCGTCTTCATGTTCGCATCCTGGGTCTTCCCCTGGATCGGGCGCCCCCTGCCCCAACGGTTCCGGCGCAAGGCGATCTGCGTGCTGCAACTCGCGACCTTGCTGGTCCTGCAACTTCCGGTGGCCGATGACCCGGCCTTCGACTGGCTGGCCCGCATCGCGGCGGGGTTCCTGCTGTGGTCCTTCGCGACAGATATTCTCTGGCTTCGCAGACATCGCCAATGAGCACGCGCCAACTGATTTCTCTGATCCTCGCCGCGCTCGCGCTCTATCTTGCGCTCGTCCTGTCGAACCATCCACAACACTGGCTGCCCGCCGAATTCCCCATGATCCTGCTAGCATTGCTGGCATTTGGTTCCTACCGGGGGGTGAAGGTGGCGCTGTTCCTGCTCCTTGTGATCAGCGACATCTGGAGCGCGGCCGACCTCATCAGCCTGCAGATGCTTGGCCGAAAATTCGACCCGGTCGCCGACCTTGCCCTGATCGGGCCGCTGACCAGCCTTCTGGCATCCAGCTTCGGCAGGCTTGCCGCAATCACCGCTGTTCTTGCAGCGATCCTGCTGCTTGCGCTCGGATGTCGCGTGATCTGGTGGAGCATTGGGGTATGGGCCGCGCTGAGGCCGGGGCTTTTGAGCAAGCCTCGCACCGCCGCGACCGTCGCAGCAGGTCTTTGCGGATTTGCGCTGCTGGGCAGCGCCGCCCCGTCGCATGGCATGATCGAGAGGGTCGGAGCGATCCGCCAAGGCATCGAAACCGCCCGGAGCTTTCGCGCGGAAATCCGTGATGATCCAATAAGCCCCGCGCTGCGGCTGGACCTTCTTGATGCCGATCTGATGGTCATCTTCGTCGAAAGCTATGGCCGAACCAGCTTCGACACCGCTTTCTTTGCCCAAAAGCATCTTGGGACATTGCGCCGCACCGAAACGGCCCTGGCGGCCTCGGGCCTGGCAGCGCGCTCGGGCTTTCTGACATCTCCGACCCATGGCGGGCAAAGCTGGCTTGCGCATGCGACCTTCGCCAACGGGCTCTGGATCGCGAACCAGGTGCAATATCGCGCGGCGCTTGCGAGCGGTCGCCGCACGGTTTTCCATATCGCCCAACAGGCCGGGTTCGAAACCGCGGCTATCGTTCCCGGCATTACGCGGCCCTGGCCGGAGGCGGCCCGGATGGGCTTCGACCGGGTGATGGCCGCGGCCGATCTGGGCTATGGCGGCGCGGCGTTCAACTGGGTCACCATGCCCGACCAGTTCACCCTTGCCGCATCCGAGCGGTTGCTGCCTCGGCAGGACGGGAAACGGCTTGCCACGCAGATCGTCCTGATCTCGTCCCACGCCCCTTGGGTTCCCGTGCCGCGCTTGCTGGACTGGGACCGGATCGGCGACGGGCGGGTCTTTGACGAACAGGCGAGATCGGGCGACAGCCCAGAAACCGTCTGGCGTGATCGCGACCGGGTTCGGATGCAATATCGCGAGGCAATCGACTACAGCCTGAACGCGGCATTGCAATATTGCCTGCGCCACGCCCATGAAAGACGGCTTGTCGTGCTGCTCGGAGATCATCAGGCCGCCAGTTCGATCGGGCTGGACGACCGGCGCGAGGTGCCGGTCCATGTGATCGGACCTGCGGACCTGGTCGGGCGCACCGCGGAATGGGGCCTTGCGCCGGGCCTTGTTCCGCCGACAACCACTCGGGCCTTGCCCATGGAGCGGATGCGCGATCTGATCCTGCGCAGCTATTCTTCTACGACCAAGGCGCCGCCCGCATGATCCCATTACACAAAGCCGCCCTTGCCGTTCCCGGCAGCATCACGACGCTGACCGGGGGGTTCATCTATGACCGCCACCTGCTCGAAGGGCTGCGAGACGCGGGCCGCGATGTCGAGTTGATCGAATTGTCTGGCGGTTTCCCAGACCCGACCCCCGAGGAATGCGAAGCCGCTTTCGAGCGACTGGCAAAGGTGCCCAAGGATCGGATCGTCATCCTGGACGGGCTCGCGCTGGGGTCCCTGCCGACGCAGGGCTTTGCCAGGATCGGCGCGGCGATCGTCGCGATGATCCATCATCCGCTGGCGCATGAAGGTGGCCTGGAGCCGACGACGAAGGACCGGCTGTTTCGGACCGAGCGCGACAACCTGCGCCTGGCCCGCCATGTTCTTGTGCCCAGCCCCCATACCCGCGCCATTCTCATCAAGGAATACGGCGTACCGCCCAAGGCGATCACCGTCGCGCGGCCCGGCACGAACCGCCCCGTAGATCTGCGGCGCGATCCCGCCAGCCCGCCGCTGATCCTGTCGGTCGGCAATCTCTTGCCCCGCAAGGGGCATGACATTCTGGTCACGGCACTGGCCCAGATCGCCGATCTCGATTGGCAGGCCGCGATCGTGGGAACACCCCTTGATCCGTCATGCGCCGCGGACCTGGGTCGCCGCATCGACGAAAGCGGCCTTTCCAGCCGCATCCAGATGCCGGGCCGGTTGATGGCAGAGGAATTGCAGGCGCATTACCGGCGGGCTTCGATTTTCGCGCTGGCCACCCGCTACGAGGGTTACGGCATCGTCTTTGACGAGGCCCTGCTCCACGGTCTGCCCATCGTGAGCACGCTGACGGGGGCCGTGCCGGATACGGTGCCGGGGGATGCGGGAATTCTGGTGCCCTGCGACGACGCGAAAGCCCTTGCCTCCGCCTTGCGGCAGCTTCTGACCGACCATGCGAGCTACGCGCGCATGTCCGAAGCGGCCGCCCTTGCCGGTGCGGCGCTGCCCGGTTGGGATGAAACCGCACGGATCGCGGGTACGGCACTGGACGGGATTGCGCTGCCTGCCTGATTTCGGGCTGCCCTTCGGCACCGGCCGGGCTTAACCTGCGCCCGAAGCAAGGGGAGAGCGCAGATGCAGGAGACGGAATTCAGCGGCAAGGTCGCGCTGGTAACGGGCACGACGGGCATCGGGCGAGCCGCGGCAATCCGGCTGGCCGCCGCAGGCGCCGATGTGTTGGCCTGCGGCATTGATGTCGGAGCCAATCAGGAGCTTGCCGCGATCGGAATTGCCCGTGGGCTCTCACTTGTGACACGCAGGTCGGATGTTTCGAAGGAAGAAGATGTGCGTGATGCCGTGAACGAGATCCTGGATCAGTTCGGCGGACTCGACATCATCGTGAACGCCGCCGCCGTGCATCCCTATGGCACGGTGCTGACCACCGAACCCGAGGATTGGGCGCAGTGCATGGCCGTCAATGTCGGGGGCATCTACCTGACCGGGCGTTTCGGCATTCCCGAGATGGAGAAGCGCGGCGGGGGCGCGATCGTCAACCTTTCCTCGGTCCAGGGGCATGGCTGCCAGGCGGGGGTCGCGGCCTATGTCGCGAGCAAGGGCGCGATCCATGCGCTGACCCGTGCCATGGCAATCGACCACGCTGCGGCTTCCATTCGCGTCAATTCCGTTTCGCCGGGATCGGTCCGCACCCCGATCCTCGAGCTTGCCGCCCGGAAACTGGGCAGCGATCAGGCCGAAGACGAGGTTTTCGCCCGCTTCGGGGCCGCCCACCCGCTGGGCCGGATCGGCGAACCGGACGAGGTCGCCGAGCTGATCGCATTTCTCTGCTCGGATCGCGCGGCCTTCATCACCGGCGCCGATTACCTGATCGATGGCGGTCTCAACGCGGGTCTGGCGGTCCGCTAGCGCACCGCCGATCCGGCAAGGCGGAAGTCACGCAGCTTGGGCAGGACGCTGGCGAGATCCACGGGCCGGCCTTCGCCAAAGCCGTGATAAAGCTCGCTGAAAACCGAGAACAGGCGATCATAGGCTTCCCGCGATTCCGCGCGGGGAACGAAGACCCGACTGGGTGGGCAAAGCACGGCCTGCGCCGCCTCGAAGGTCTCGAACGCGCCCGCAGCCATGGCCGCGAAGATGCAGGAGCCGGTTCCGACAGGCGAATGCGCCGGAACATGGACCTCGCGGTCAAGCACATCGGCATAGACCTGGTTCAGCACGTCGTTCCTTTGCGGAATGCCCCCCGCATTGACGATCCGCGCCGTTTGCATTCCGCCGCTTTCGATCCTTTCGGTGATGATGCGCACATGCATGGCCATGCCCTCGATCGCGGCATGCATCTCGTCGGCGGCAGTATGGTTCAGATCCCAGCCCAGCGTGACCGCGCCCAGATCCGAGCGCACCAGAACCGTCCGGTCGCCATTGTCCCAGTTGAGCCGCAAGAGCCCGCTGCCGCCCGGGGGCAGCATTTCCAAGCCCTGGCAAAGCGTCGCGACATCGCTGCCCGCCCGCTTCGCGATCGCCTCGAAGACGTCGCCCGTGGCGGATTGTCCGGCCTCGATCCCGGCCCAGCCCGGCAGCACGCTGCCCGGCACGACGCCGCAAAGTCCCGGAACAGGCGGGAATTCCGCCGGCCCCATGGCGATGATGCAGGTCGAGGTCCCGACGACGTTGACGATATCGCCCGGCCGCGCCCCCGCCCCGATCGCATCCCAATGCGCGTCGAAGGCGCCGACCGGAATCGGAATGCCCGCTTTCAGGCCCAGCTTATCGGCCCATTCGGGCGAAAGATGGCCGGCGATCGCATCCGAGGTGACGAAACGCCCTGAAAGCCGGTCATTGATCCCTTCGAACAGCGGATCTACCCGGCTCAGGAAGTCCTGCGGCGGCAAGCCCCCCCACCCCGCGCCATACATCCACTTGTGACCGGCCGCGCAGATGCTGCGGGGCAAGTCGGCAAGATCGGTGATGCCGCAAAGCGTCGCCGCGACCATGTCGCAATGTTCGAGCGCGGTGGCGAAACGCGCACGCAGGCCCGGATTGTGACGCAGGAAATGCAGGACCTTGGCATAGCCCCATTCATGCGAATAGGTGCCGCCGCACCAGTCGAGCGCCTCGAGCCCCTCGGCCCGGCCCAGCGCGGTGATCTCGGCGGCCTCGTGATGGGCGCGGTGATCGCACCACAAGTAGTAATCCGCCAGCGGCTGCAGGTCCTTGTCGACCATCACCACGCTGGACCCTGTGGTATCGCAGGCCAGGGCCGCGACCTGCTCGCCGTCGATCCCCGCCTTGGCGACAGCCTCGCGCATGGCCGCGGCAAGTCCGGTCATGTGATCGGCATGGGCCTGCGCGCCCAGCAGCGGGTCGGCCGCGCTGCGCTTCAGCGCATAGCCCGCCGTCGCGCCGGCAAGGGTCGCGCCGGTCTCGGTCTCCATCAGGGTCACGCGCACGCTGAGCGTGCCGAAATCGACGCCGGCGACGATCATGCTCAGTTCCCCTGACCGTAGGTCGCCTGCGCGCCATGCTTGCGCAGGTAATGACGATCCAGAAGCGCCTGCGAGATCGGCTGCGGCGCGGGGTTCAGCGCCATGACATGCCAGGCCATGCGCGCGACCTCTTCAAGGATCACGGCGTTATGCACGGCCTCGGCCGGCGTCCTGCCCCAGACAAAGGGCCCGTGCCCTGCAACCAGGACCGCAGGGATCGACAGCGGATCGACGTCCTTGAAGGTTTCGACGATGACATTGCCGGTATTCAGGACGTAATCATCGGCGATCTCGTCCGGTGTCAGGTCGCGTGTCACGGGGATCGTGCCGTAGAAGTAATCTGCATGAGTCGTACCCAGCGCCGGGACAGGACGACGTGCTTGCGCCATTATGGTGGCGAAGGTCGAATGGGTATGAATGACCGCCCCGATACCCTGGAAGGCGCGGTAAAGCACCGCATGGGTCGCCAGATCGGACGAGGGCCTCAACCGGTTGTCGAGCGCGCGCCCGTCGAGATCGCAAGGCACCATGTCGGCGGCGGTAAGGCTGTCATAGGGCACACCGCTGGGCTTGATCAGGATGCGGCCGGTTTCGCGGTCGATGCCGCTGGCATTTCCGAATGTCGAAAGCACCAGCCCGTGCCGTACGGTGTCGAGATTGGCCTGCAGGACGGCGTCGCGAAGGGTTTCGTCAGTCATTGGGAAGCGCCTTGAAAGAAATCGGATGGGGCCGCGCGGAACGATCCGCGCGGCCGCTTGCCCTTAGCGGGGCGACGTCCAGCCCTTGTAGCTGTCGATGTTCTCATTGGTGATCAGTTCGGGCTCAAGCAGGACGGTGTCCTGCTCGGGCGTCTCGCCCTGCAGAACCTTGTAGCCCATTTCGAGCGCCTGACCCGCCATGGTGTAGGGGTCCTGCGAGGCCGAGGCCTTGATCAGGCCATCGCCCGACTTCAGCTCGTTCTCGATGTCCGGGGCACCGTCCACGGCAGTGATGATGAACTCGTCGCGGCCAGCCTGCTTGGCAGCCAGCGCGAAGCCGATCCCGGTCGGGTCGTTGATCGCGAAGACGCCGTCGATCTTGTCGAAGCGGGTCAGCAGGTTCTGGCCGACATTCATGCCGCCGTCGCGCGAGCCCTGGGCGTTCTGATCGTCCGACAGGATCTTGATATCGGGATGCTTGGCGAACTCGTCCTTGCAGCCCTTGACCCGGTCGAGGATCGAGGACGAGGCCGGGCCGTTGACGATCACCACGTCGCCCTTGCCGCCAAGCGCCTCGGAGATATAGGCGCAGGCCTTTTCGCCGGCCTGGACGTTGTTCGTCATGACCGTGACATCCGCGCCGGGGGCCGAGACGTCAAAGGCCGCGACGACAACGCCCGCGTCCCGCGCGCGCTTGACCGCAGGCGCGATGGCGGCGGCATCCACCGCGTTCAGCATGATGATGTCGACGCCCGCCGCGATGAAGCTGTCGATCTGGCCGACCTGCTTGTTCAGGTCGTAATCGGCCGAAACCGAAGTCACCTTGACGTCGGGATTGATCTTCTTGGCCGCGTCCTCGATGCCCTTGATCGTGGCGACGAAGAAGGGGTTGCCCAAGAGCCCGACCGAGATGCCGATGCTGTTGAGATCCTTGGCTGCGGCAGGCACCGCAGAGACAGCCGCCAGCGCCAGTGCCGAGGCCAGGGTTTTCGCAAAACGCATGAGGTTTCCTCCCATTATGATGCGTTGTTGGAACAGGGTTCGCTCAGGTCCGCGCGCCGGTCTGGCGGTAGCGGTCGAGTGCCACGGCCGCGATGATGACGAGGCCCTTGACGATGTATTGCCAGATATCCGAGACGCCGATCAGGATCAGGCCGTTCGACAGCACGGCGATGATCAATGCGCCGATCAGCGTGCCCCAGATCGAGCCGACACCGCCGACAAAGCTGGTGCCCCCCAGGATGACAGCCGCGATCGCGTCGAGTTCATAGGCCTGACCAAGCTGCAGACCGTTAGCCGCATAAAGGCGCGCCGCCGCC
This window encodes:
- a CDS encoding CDP-alcohol phosphatidyltransferase family protein, encoding MRKLQPLSSTDAGQSGPTRPREPATCRVTGYPVAVAIGTAALVACLAILPGPLMPSLATYALLVAVLPRLIRHFYPHPAFGACNTITLARAAMTLALLAPLASGEGGGRLVAGIAALALLLDGLDGWLARRSGLVSAFGARFDMEVDSALALIMSLHLLSAGRTGGEILILGFARPVFMFASWVFPWIGRPLPQRFRRKAICVLQLATLLVLQLPVADDPAFDWLARIAAGFLLWSFATDILWLRRHRQ
- a CDS encoding alkaline phosphatase family protein, with product MSTRQLISLILAALALYLALVLSNHPQHWLPAEFPMILLALLAFGSYRGVKVALFLLLVISDIWSAADLISLQMLGRKFDPVADLALIGPLTSLLASSFGRLAAITAVLAAILLLALGCRVIWWSIGVWAALRPGLLSKPRTAATVAAGLCGFALLGSAAPSHGMIERVGAIRQGIETARSFRAEIRDDPISPALRLDLLDADLMVIFVESYGRTSFDTAFFAQKHLGTLRRTETALAASGLAARSGFLTSPTHGGQSWLAHATFANGLWIANQVQYRAALASGRRTVFHIAQQAGFETAAIVPGITRPWPEAARMGFDRVMAAADLGYGGAAFNWVTMPDQFTLAASERLLPRQDGKRLATQIVLISSHAPWVPVPRLLDWDRIGDGRVFDEQARSGDSPETVWRDRDRVRMQYREAIDYSLNAALQYCLRHAHERRLVVLLGDHQAASSIGLDDRREVPVHVIGPADLVGRTAEWGLAPGLVPPTTTRALPMERMRDLILRSYSSTTKAPPA
- a CDS encoding glycosyltransferase family 4 protein, with amino-acid sequence MIPLHKAALAVPGSITTLTGGFIYDRHLLEGLRDAGRDVELIELSGGFPDPTPEECEAAFERLAKVPKDRIVILDGLALGSLPTQGFARIGAAIVAMIHHPLAHEGGLEPTTKDRLFRTERDNLRLARHVLVPSPHTRAILIKEYGVPPKAITVARPGTNRPVDLRRDPASPPLILSVGNLLPRKGHDILVTALAQIADLDWQAAIVGTPLDPSCAADLGRRIDESGLSSRIQMPGRLMAEELQAHYRRASIFALATRYEGYGIVFDEALLHGLPIVSTLTGAVPDTVPGDAGILVPCDDAKALASALRQLLTDHASYARMSEAAALAGAALPGWDETARIAGTALDGIALPA
- a CDS encoding SDR family NAD(P)-dependent oxidoreductase; translation: MQETEFSGKVALVTGTTGIGRAAAIRLAAAGADVLACGIDVGANQELAAIGIARGLSLVTRRSDVSKEEDVRDAVNEILDQFGGLDIIVNAAAVHPYGTVLTTEPEDWAQCMAVNVGGIYLTGRFGIPEMEKRGGGAIVNLSSVQGHGCQAGVAAYVASKGAIHALTRAMAIDHAAASIRVNSVSPGSVRTPILELAARKLGSDQAEDEVFARFGAAHPLGRIGEPDEVAELIAFLCSDRAAFITGADYLIDGGLNAGLAVR
- a CDS encoding ribulokinase, producing MIVAGVDFGTLSVRVTLMETETGATLAGATAGYALKRSAADPLLGAQAHADHMTGLAAAMREAVAKAGIDGEQVAALACDTTGSSVVMVDKDLQPLADYYLWCDHRAHHEAAEITALGRAEGLEALDWCGGTYSHEWGYAKVLHFLRHNPGLRARFATALEHCDMVAATLCGITDLADLPRSICAAGHKWMYGAGWGGLPPQDFLSRVDPLFEGINDRLSGRFVTSDAIAGHLSPEWADKLGLKAGIPIPVGAFDAHWDAIGAGARPGDIVNVVGTSTCIIAMGPAEFPPVPGLCGVVPGSVLPGWAGIEAGQSATGDVFEAIAKRAGSDVATLCQGLEMLPPGGSGLLRLNWDNGDRTVLVRSDLGAVTLGWDLNHTAADEMHAAIEGMAMHVRIITERIESGGMQTARIVNAGGIPQRNDVLNQVYADVLDREVHVPAHSPVGTGSCIFAAMAAGAFETFEAAQAVLCPPSRVFVPRAESREAYDRLFSVFSELYHGFGEGRPVDLASVLPKLRDFRLAGSAVR
- the araD gene encoding L-ribulose-5-phosphate 4-epimerase AraD, giving the protein MTDETLRDAVLQANLDTVRHGLVLSTFGNASGIDRETGRILIKPSGVPYDSLTAADMVPCDLDGRALDNRLRPSSDLATHAVLYRAFQGIGAVIHTHSTFATIMAQARRPVPALGTTHADYFYGTIPVTRDLTPDEIADDYVLNTGNVIVETFKDVDPLSIPAVLVAGHGPFVWGRTPAEAVHNAVILEEVARMAWHVMALNPAPQPISQALLDRHYLRKHGAQATYGQGN
- a CDS encoding ABC transporter substrate-binding protein codes for the protein MRFAKTLASALALAAVSAVPAAAKDLNSIGISVGLLGNPFFVATIKGIEDAAKKINPDVKVTSVSADYDLNKQVGQIDSFIAAGVDIIMLNAVDAAAIAPAVKRARDAGVVVAAFDVSAPGADVTVMTNNVQAGEKACAYISEALGGKGDVVIVNGPASSSILDRVKGCKDEFAKHPDIKILSDDQNAQGSRDGGMNVGQNLLTRFDKIDGVFAINDPTGIGFALAAKQAGRDEFIITAVDGAPDIENELKSGDGLIKASASQDPYTMAGQALEMGYKVLQGETPEQDTVLLEPELITNENIDSYKGWTSPR